A single window of Thiomicrorhabdus immobilis DNA harbors:
- a CDS encoding YhdP family phospholipid transporter: MLIKRTHHFLQWAFWLFVAYLLITRLFISWVQFYPQQFIGLAQSVTQTEIKLAHIEVEQSWLGFQTKIDKLSIDSPDFQFQADFLAVDINLLALFIPAVEYGDYLEISQGAFQNKVQQPAGIPSQEEFQPEDLANINVNISRFWKRVTLKNLVLTEVGRPGLSVQFYDFQSLNASRLTIVGEFSLNYKDVLNYERFHLKSSFSPDVWGDLGTGEFSLSSFRPLRIKRLSKLLSQNWQAVLPQGELILDLKGSISQSQIASLEVNLHTQALHWTQKQEGLPVSLGLQLLWNAEQQNIQKHFKDWKFSLAKIEIDNQFIKTVSPVELYFEQGKYLNFNADYFDIEPFKVLVKSLIHTQHVAALFDRAAYLSISKLNGKLDWQTLDVPELAVHFDRLDVPVTDYPGMSLQHLQIVKTPSHILVSTPKPIWVMSPTIHSKPMKLSLPNSVELKFDEVDQAWQLTKTQINLDKIPVSITLKKLTSSTIDSEFDLKVSSIAELKDYLPYGLMSPKLKSWLSESLQGGEDVSLNGVVKGAFADFPFEEGQGEFMVTGQVKNARLKFDSKWPVLKDFDANLVFKPFQLAIDVDKVNIGADVLATNVNVTIPDLHQHDIALTVKGNVVTSLNNAANYLSLSPIASKLGMQAFFKESGKFSGNSSVVLDQIWVPISGYEGRNEEVSGRVIFQNASLQLFKELSLSRINGTLQFTDSVISADKLTFDALDGKGVAKIVTDSKNKQVKVQAGGNLFAQKHDWFQKPIPWDVNLTIPFKSAKKSDISLALLADVSQGDSLLPAPFDAKALHNKKVELYTKISKSNILVDAKLPGLVNSQFHWQELKDAYQLQSNKIAIGVPDKIFKRYSKSTSFIRGEFDFFDIDAWIPIFKKADLFEKKADTERSLILDDVSFAIENTRFLSHNYKQIVIDVNSSVDKPVSVDIKSKDIAGSVLFENDNLIRVDLSRFKFFTDDTDIKNGTDSSAFEQAGECQPKADDNSVLPNVVLTGQNISIDERKIDAISFRLEDGIEQLSIKDIKGNFGGKAGVLNASYEFSKKKQQSLFKAQLTSNDVSAVTEFIKLNKGFSGKSADVNLQLNWFGGLECFSTKAASGDIRFKIKEGSVEDVEPGFARLIGLLSVESLVRRLQLDLKDVTNKGMVYDEIKGSAILKNGLLNLTEFTIKAPSANGDISGMVNIEKQTFDLNAKITPKIGATIPTLAALAGAANPLTALAVYTLMKVIPGVNENLITYKYKISGPWASPIIDGEKLDESKESKASGNSSILDIN, translated from the coding sequence ATGTTGATTAAAAGAACACATCATTTTTTGCAGTGGGCTTTTTGGTTGTTTGTAGCCTACCTCCTGATTACCCGATTGTTTATCTCTTGGGTTCAGTTCTATCCGCAGCAATTTATTGGCCTTGCGCAGTCCGTTACTCAAACCGAAATTAAACTGGCTCATATTGAAGTAGAACAGAGCTGGTTAGGCTTTCAAACCAAAATTGATAAGCTGTCTATTGATTCGCCAGATTTTCAATTCCAGGCTGACTTTTTAGCCGTAGATATTAATCTTTTAGCCCTCTTTATTCCGGCTGTAGAGTATGGTGATTACCTGGAAATTTCCCAGGGTGCTTTTCAAAACAAGGTTCAACAGCCGGCAGGCATTCCCTCGCAAGAAGAGTTTCAGCCAGAAGATTTGGCGAACATCAATGTTAATATCAGCCGATTTTGGAAGCGGGTGACGTTGAAGAACTTGGTGTTGACTGAAGTCGGTCGACCAGGATTGTCGGTGCAATTCTATGACTTTCAATCGCTTAATGCTTCAAGATTAACGATTGTTGGTGAATTCAGCCTTAACTATAAAGATGTCCTGAATTATGAACGCTTTCACCTTAAATCCTCCTTTTCACCCGATGTTTGGGGAGACCTAGGCACCGGGGAGTTTTCATTATCGTCATTTAGACCCTTGAGAATCAAACGGTTGAGCAAACTTTTGTCTCAAAACTGGCAAGCCGTTCTGCCGCAAGGTGAATTGATTTTGGATTTGAAGGGCAGTATTTCACAATCACAAATTGCCAGTCTCGAAGTCAACTTGCACACACAAGCGTTACATTGGACACAAAAACAAGAAGGCCTGCCGGTCAGCTTAGGGTTACAGTTGTTGTGGAATGCTGAGCAACAGAATATTCAAAAGCATTTTAAGGACTGGAAGTTTAGTCTAGCTAAAATTGAAATTGATAATCAGTTCATCAAGACGGTTTCTCCCGTTGAGCTATATTTTGAACAAGGAAAGTATCTGAATTTCAATGCCGACTATTTTGACATAGAGCCATTTAAGGTCCTGGTTAAATCGTTGATCCACACTCAGCATGTAGCGGCTCTGTTTGATAGAGCGGCCTATTTAAGTATTTCTAAGCTTAACGGCAAGCTGGATTGGCAGACTCTGGATGTGCCTGAACTAGCCGTTCATTTTGATCGGCTTGATGTACCGGTAACCGATTACCCGGGGATGAGTTTGCAACATCTGCAAATCGTCAAAACACCAAGTCATATTTTGGTGTCTACCCCTAAACCTATTTGGGTGATGTCGCCAACAATTCATAGTAAACCTATGAAACTGTCACTTCCCAACTCCGTTGAATTGAAATTTGATGAGGTTGACCAGGCCTGGCAACTTACAAAAACACAAATAAATCTCGATAAGATTCCAGTCAGCATAACTCTCAAGAAGTTGACTTCAAGCACTATCGATAGTGAGTTTGATTTAAAAGTGAGTTCTATCGCTGAACTAAAAGATTATTTACCTTATGGCTTGATGAGTCCGAAGTTGAAAAGTTGGTTATCCGAAAGCTTGCAAGGTGGTGAGGATGTTTCTTTGAATGGGGTTGTCAAAGGAGCCTTTGCGGACTTTCCTTTTGAAGAGGGTCAGGGAGAATTTATGGTAACGGGGCAGGTAAAAAATGCCAGGTTAAAATTTGATTCTAAATGGCCTGTTTTGAAAGATTTTGATGCAAATCTTGTTTTTAAGCCTTTTCAGTTGGCCATTGACGTCGATAAAGTAAATATTGGTGCGGATGTGCTGGCAACCAATGTCAATGTCACGATTCCTGATTTACACCAGCATGATATCGCTTTAACGGTGAAAGGCAATGTTGTAACCTCTTTGAATAATGCCGCTAACTATTTAAGTTTGTCTCCTATTGCGAGTAAGTTGGGAATGCAGGCCTTTTTCAAAGAGAGTGGCAAGTTTTCGGGTAATTCCAGTGTGGTATTAGATCAAATCTGGGTACCTATTTCTGGTTATGAAGGGCGAAATGAAGAAGTGTCTGGCCGAGTCATCTTTCAGAATGCGAGTCTACAGTTATTTAAGGAATTAAGTCTTAGTCGTATAAATGGAACTTTACAATTTACCGACTCTGTAATCTCTGCGGATAAACTAACGTTTGATGCATTGGATGGAAAGGGTGTTGCGAAGATTGTCACTGACAGCAAAAACAAACAAGTGAAAGTTCAAGCGGGGGGTAACCTGTTTGCCCAGAAACATGACTGGTTTCAGAAACCGATTCCCTGGGATGTAAATTTAACCATACCCTTCAAATCGGCCAAAAAGTCGGATATTAGCCTGGCTTTGTTGGCTGACGTCTCACAGGGTGATAGTTTGTTGCCAGCTCCTTTCGATGCTAAAGCGTTGCATAATAAAAAAGTTGAGCTTTATACCAAAATATCAAAAAGTAATATTTTGGTAGATGCAAAGCTACCAGGCCTGGTGAATTCACAATTTCATTGGCAGGAGCTTAAGGATGCATATCAATTGCAAAGTAATAAAATTGCCATTGGAGTCCCCGATAAAATCTTTAAGAGGTATTCAAAATCAACCTCGTTTATTCGAGGAGAATTCGACTTTTTTGATATAGATGCTTGGATTCCTATATTCAAAAAGGCTGACCTGTTTGAAAAAAAAGCTGATACTGAGCGCAGTCTGATTCTTGATGACGTTAGTTTTGCAATCGAAAATACCCGCTTTCTATCTCATAATTACAAACAGATAGTTATTGATGTAAATTCATCTGTAGATAAACCCGTTTCAGTTGATATAAAAAGCAAAGATATTGCTGGTTCAGTGTTGTTTGAAAACGATAATCTGATTCGTGTGGACTTGTCCCGTTTTAAGTTCTTTACCGATGATACGGATATAAAAAATGGTACGGATTCTTCTGCGTTCGAGCAAGCCGGTGAATGTCAGCCAAAGGCCGATGATAATAGCGTATTACCGAATGTGGTTTTAACGGGGCAGAATATTAGTATTGATGAGCGTAAGATCGATGCAATCTCTTTTAGATTGGAAGATGGCATTGAACAATTATCAATTAAAGATATCAAAGGAAATTTTGGCGGTAAGGCTGGTGTGTTAAACGCGAGTTATGAATTTTCCAAGAAAAAACAACAAAGTCTATTTAAGGCGCAGTTGACTTCAAATGATGTCTCGGCTGTTACTGAATTCATTAAGTTGAATAAAGGGTTTAGTGGTAAATCTGCAGATGTGAATTTACAGTTGAATTGGTTTGGGGGGCTGGAGTGCTTCTCAACTAAAGCGGCAAGCGGCGATATACGCTTTAAAATCAAAGAAGGTTCTGTGGAAGATGTTGAGCCAGGTTTTGCAAGATTGATTGGTTTACTGAGTGTCGAGTCTTTGGTAAGAAGGTTGCAGCTTGATTTGAAAGACGTAACCAATAAAGGTATGGTTTACGATGAAATCAAGGGTAGTGCCATATTGAAGAATGGGTTATTGAATTTAACAGAATTCACCATAAAGGCTCCATCCGCAAACGGAGATATAAGCGGTATGGTTAATATAGAAAAGCAAACATTCGATTTGAATGCGAAGATTACACCGAAAATCGGTGCAACCATACCTACACTCGCAGCATTGGCAGGCGCGGCTAATCCTTTAACGGCATTGGCTGTATATACCTTGATGAAAGTGATACCAGGTGTAAATGAAAACTTGATAACCTATAAGTACAAAATAAGTGGTCCATGGGCTTCACCAATAATAGATGGTGAAAAATTGGACGAAAGTAAAGAGAGTAAGGCTAGCGGTAATAGCTCAATTTTAGATATTAATTGA
- the rng gene encoding ribonuclease G has product MHNEEKVLVNVTPNETRVAWVENGVLQEVWVERANKRGLVGNIYMGKVDRVLPGMQAAFVNIGLERAAFLHVSDICHKAIGHEDEECDDIAKLLHCGQKIMVQVIKDPLGTKGARITMQVTIPSRMLVFMPVERALGVSQKIDGSDERERLREMVKTIPEYKSSEGGVIVRTVADGVEFHEMRADMIYLQRLWSGVQEKARLARKPTLIYEDLPLYLRIMRDIPLERIEKIRVDSTETLKKMKEFVDMYVMELNDRLGLYKGERPIFDLYNIEEEIQTALHKRVNLKSGGYLIIDQTEAMTTIDVNTGAFVGHKNLEETIYRTNLEAAQAIARQLRLRNLGGIIILDFIDMDDVEHQQHVLAALEKELSKDRVKTSISNISNLGLVEMTRKRTRESLERTLCEPCPVCSGRGTVKTAETVAYEIFREITRMARSFDANQYRVIAAEEVVSRIMDEESSSVAELESFLNKSIRFQAESTYAAEQFDVVMM; this is encoded by the coding sequence ATGCACAATGAAGAAAAAGTTTTAGTGAATGTGACCCCAAATGAAACCCGTGTTGCTTGGGTTGAAAACGGTGTGTTGCAGGAAGTCTGGGTAGAACGAGCCAATAAAAGAGGTTTGGTCGGCAATATCTATATGGGTAAAGTCGACCGGGTTTTGCCTGGTATGCAGGCTGCATTTGTAAACATCGGTTTGGAGCGCGCTGCTTTTCTTCATGTATCGGATATTTGCCATAAAGCGATAGGCCATGAAGATGAAGAGTGTGACGATATCGCAAAATTGCTGCATTGCGGCCAAAAAATCATGGTGCAAGTGATAAAAGATCCTTTAGGTACTAAAGGTGCACGAATTACCATGCAAGTGACGATTCCATCAAGAATGCTGGTTTTTATGCCCGTTGAAAGGGCGTTAGGAGTCTCTCAAAAGATTGATGGTTCTGATGAACGTGAGCGCTTGAGGGAGATGGTGAAAACCATACCTGAATATAAATCCTCTGAAGGTGGTGTGATTGTGAGAACGGTTGCCGATGGCGTAGAGTTTCATGAAATGCGCGCCGATATGATTTATTTGCAACGCTTGTGGAGTGGCGTGCAAGAAAAAGCGCGTTTAGCCAGAAAACCGACGCTCATCTATGAAGATTTACCGCTCTATCTACGGATTATGCGCGATATCCCATTAGAAAGAATTGAGAAGATTCGTGTGGATTCGACCGAAACTCTCAAGAAGATGAAAGAGTTTGTCGATATGTATGTCATGGAGCTCAATGACCGTTTGGGATTATACAAAGGTGAGCGCCCAATCTTTGATTTATATAATATTGAAGAAGAGATTCAAACCGCTTTACATAAAAGAGTGAATTTGAAATCGGGTGGATATCTTATTATCGATCAGACCGAAGCGATGACGACAATCGATGTGAACACCGGTGCGTTTGTTGGACATAAAAACCTCGAAGAGACGATTTATCGAACCAATCTTGAAGCGGCACAAGCGATTGCCCGTCAGTTACGTCTGCGTAATCTAGGCGGTATTATCATTTTGGACTTTATCGATATGGATGATGTCGAGCATCAGCAGCATGTGTTGGCGGCATTGGAAAAAGAATTAAGCAAGGATCGTGTGAAAACCTCGATCAGTAATATCTCAAATTTAGGTTTGGTTGAGATGACGCGCAAACGCACGCGTGAAAGTCTAGAGAGAACTTTGTGTGAGCCATGTCCGGTTTGTAGTGGCCGCGGTACGGTTAAAACCGCAGAAACCGTGGCTTATGAGATATTTCGTGAGATTACCCGCATGGCAAGATCATTTGATGCCAACCAATACCGTGTGATCGCGGCCGAAGAGGTGGTTTCTCGCATTATGGATGAAGAGTCTAGCAGTGTTGCTGAGTTGGAGTCGTTTTTGAATAAGAGTATCCGTTTTCAGGCGGAAAGCACTTATGCCGCAGAACAGTTTGATGTGGTCATGATGTGA
- a CDS encoding Maf family protein: MTQHLIKKPLYLASTSPRRKELLEQLNLDFDVVNAPVEEVALPHENPESYVRRIAIEKALAGFNKVAGKIVWVIGGDTAVLVAEQEIDSGMDAETRRFKVLGKPKNQADSYRMLSMLSGRSHQVLSATAVVFDGEVFSTVNTTKVHFKALTDDEIKAYISTGEPQDKAGSYAIQGLAAKFITRIEGSYSGVMGLPLFELNELLTQSGYYSN; encoded by the coding sequence ATGACACAACATCTGATAAAAAAACCGCTTTATTTAGCCTCGACGTCACCCAGAAGAAAAGAGCTTCTCGAGCAACTCAACTTGGACTTCGACGTAGTGAATGCGCCCGTTGAAGAGGTGGCTTTACCCCATGAGAATCCGGAATCTTATGTTAGACGGATTGCCATTGAAAAAGCGTTGGCGGGTTTTAATAAAGTTGCAGGCAAAATCGTGTGGGTGATTGGCGGAGATACCGCGGTTTTAGTCGCTGAACAAGAAATCGATTCTGGAATGGATGCCGAGACTCGCCGTTTTAAGGTGTTGGGCAAACCTAAAAATCAGGCGGATTCTTATCGAATGTTATCGATGTTATCTGGCCGCTCGCATCAAGTGTTATCTGCGACAGCCGTGGTGTTTGATGGAGAGGTGTTTTCCACGGTGAATACCACCAAAGTTCATTTTAAAGCTTTAACGGATGATGAAATCAAAGCTTATATTTCAACTGGAGAGCCGCAAGATAAGGCGGGTAGTTATGCCATTCAAGGGTTGGCGGCTAAATTTATCACAAGGATAGAGGGTTCATACTCGGGAGTGATGGGACTGCCTCTGTTTGAACTGAATGAGTTGCTTACTCAATCCGGTTATTATTCGAATTAA
- a CDS encoding FAD-binding and (Fe-S)-binding domain-containing protein, which translates to MKSIFNDASKYEIYPVEVRAPATQAELVRFVSDSLIMHRSITMRAGGTSLGGQAIGSGVVIDVSKHLTNIVDYQPDLHEITVEPGVIQDDLNDFVKADGLKFAPDTSTSNRAMIGGMIGNNSCGSYSVYYGTTREHVKALEVILVDGSEAYFGPLTAQQLHNKLNQQDFEGSIYRTVVRLLETHGKQILEHFPHPSIKRRNTGYALDELYRHHQPFNPNGKPFNLAPLICGSEGTLAVVKTATLNLVVQPKHRQLLCAQFDSIETAMKAVSHLLEFAPAAIELIDKATLDGTKANIQQQQNRFWIEDDPQAVLVCEWFAEDLNHLNHQMLTYQAWLLEHGAYASPIIDAKQAAKVWEVRKAGLGMLMGKVTRKKAVAVIEDAAVPVKNLFDYFSDVQALMAELEVGCVYYGHASVGLIHIRPELDLATEEGKQLFRTIAERNSKLVKKYRGAISGEHGDGRIRAPFIKEQVGEQVYAYLLELKRAFDPHNLLNPGVIIGDMPITQNLRADRQPQQLIETKFDWSSDLSLMDAVEKCNGAGACRKSAGRGVMCPSYQATREENYSTRGRSNLLRFALTEPNPLKALSQTELQDALEMCLGCKACKTECPANVDMAKLKAEVLYQTQGVSLSNWLFAHYGSILKQAQNWPATFNWVQSRSTIKALMGVDKRRTLPKAHSSNLAEWWDYFSYQATRQTQSNQVKTKVWVLCDLFSQYQEPRVGQAVLEVLHKLGLEVVPVYLEHSPRALISKGLLKHARKALLATIYAMEDYQSQDLIVGIEPSELLVWRDEAKDLLSNIVFEGNQAWLNQADLNISQGLANILSFEELILKLNKLGCLPALNALDKTLWLHVHCHQKALAKPIDSKNALELIPGLQVKMIPSGCCGMSGEFGYKHYEVSKSIANQVLLPTLEQAQSDDLIVATGTSCRHQLEELGQYKSMHIAQVFAMALNQ; encoded by the coding sequence ATGAAATCTATATTTAACGATGCTTCCAAATATGAAATTTATCCTGTTGAGGTAAGAGCGCCTGCAACTCAAGCAGAGTTAGTTCGTTTTGTTAGTGATAGTTTGATTATGCATCGTTCAATCACCATGCGAGCAGGAGGAACCTCTCTTGGCGGGCAGGCGATTGGTTCTGGAGTGGTGATTGATGTTTCTAAGCATTTAACGAATATTGTTGACTATCAGCCTGATTTACATGAGATTACCGTTGAACCTGGAGTCATTCAAGATGATTTGAATGACTTTGTTAAGGCGGATGGTTTGAAGTTCGCTCCAGATACTTCAACCTCCAATCGCGCTATGATTGGGGGGATGATTGGTAATAACTCTTGTGGTTCTTATTCGGTTTATTACGGTACTACCCGTGAACATGTTAAAGCCTTAGAGGTGATTTTGGTGGATGGTAGTGAGGCGTATTTTGGTCCTTTAACGGCACAACAACTGCATAACAAATTGAATCAGCAAGATTTTGAGGGTAGTATTTACCGCACAGTGGTGCGTTTGTTGGAAACCCATGGCAAACAAATTCTCGAACACTTTCCGCATCCTTCTATCAAACGCCGCAACACTGGCTATGCTTTAGATGAACTTTATCGTCATCATCAACCGTTCAATCCAAATGGCAAACCTTTTAATTTAGCTCCTTTGATTTGCGGGAGCGAGGGTACTTTGGCGGTGGTGAAAACCGCCACGTTAAATCTGGTTGTCCAACCTAAACACAGACAGCTCTTATGCGCTCAATTCGATTCGATTGAAACCGCGATGAAAGCGGTTTCTCATCTGTTGGAATTTGCACCCGCGGCGATTGAGTTAATTGATAAAGCCACGCTCGATGGCACTAAAGCTAATATTCAGCAACAACAAAATCGTTTTTGGATTGAGGATGACCCTCAAGCGGTTTTGGTGTGTGAATGGTTTGCTGAGGACTTGAATCATTTGAATCATCAAATGTTAACCTACCAGGCCTGGTTACTCGAACATGGAGCTTACGCTTCTCCTATTATTGATGCCAAGCAAGCGGCAAAAGTTTGGGAGGTTCGTAAAGCGGGCTTGGGCATGTTGATGGGTAAGGTCACCCGTAAAAAAGCCGTTGCAGTCATTGAGGATGCGGCTGTTCCAGTTAAAAATCTATTTGATTATTTTAGTGATGTGCAAGCACTGATGGCTGAGTTGGAAGTAGGTTGTGTGTATTACGGTCATGCTTCGGTGGGTTTGATACATATCCGTCCAGAATTGGATTTGGCAACCGAAGAGGGTAAACAGCTTTTTAGAACCATTGCCGAACGAAACTCAAAGTTAGTTAAAAAGTACCGTGGGGCGATTTCGGGCGAACATGGTGATGGACGTATTCGAGCACCATTCATTAAAGAACAAGTCGGTGAACAGGTTTATGCTTATCTACTTGAGCTAAAACGGGCATTTGACCCCCATAACTTATTGAATCCGGGCGTGATTATCGGCGATATGCCAATCACTCAAAACTTGCGTGCTGATAGACAACCTCAACAATTAATCGAGACCAAGTTCGATTGGTCGAGTGATTTATCGTTAATGGATGCGGTTGAAAAATGTAACGGGGCTGGAGCTTGCCGAAAATCAGCCGGTCGTGGTGTCATGTGCCCATCTTACCAAGCTACCCGTGAAGAGAATTATTCAACAAGGGGGCGTAGCAATTTATTACGTTTTGCTTTGACCGAGCCGAATCCCCTTAAAGCGTTGTCGCAAACCGAGCTACAGGATGCCTTGGAGATGTGTTTAGGCTGTAAAGCTTGCAAGACAGAATGCCCCGCTAATGTGGACATGGCTAAGCTTAAAGCCGAGGTGCTGTATCAAACACAAGGGGTATCGCTTTCTAATTGGTTATTTGCCCATTACGGTTCCATTTTAAAGCAGGCGCAAAATTGGCCGGCTACCTTTAATTGGGTGCAATCTAGGTCGACTATCAAAGCCCTTATGGGAGTCGACAAACGCAGAACCTTACCCAAGGCGCATTCATCAAACCTTGCCGAATGGTGGGACTATTTTTCTTACCAAGCAACAAGACAAACACAGTCTAATCAAGTTAAAACCAAGGTTTGGGTATTGTGTGATTTGTTTAGTCAATATCAAGAACCAAGAGTCGGGCAGGCTGTTTTAGAGGTGTTGCATAAGCTTGGTTTAGAAGTTGTGCCTGTTTATTTAGAGCATTCGCCCAGAGCCTTAATTAGCAAAGGGCTTTTAAAACACGCCAGAAAAGCTTTGTTGGCCACAATTTATGCCATGGAGGACTACCAGTCACAAGACTTAATTGTGGGGATTGAACCTTCTGAATTGTTAGTTTGGCGTGATGAAGCCAAAGATTTGCTGAGCAATATTGTGTTTGAAGGTAACCAGGCCTGGTTAAATCAAGCAGACCTGAATATTTCTCAAGGTCTAGCCAATATCCTGTCTTTTGAAGAGCTGATTCTTAAGTTGAATAAATTAGGTTGCTTGCCTGCTTTAAATGCCTTAGACAAAACGCTCTGGTTGCATGTTCATTGTCATCAAAAGGCTTTGGCTAAACCGATAGATTCAAAAAACGCTTTAGAGTTAATCCCGGGTTTACAGGTAAAAATGATTCCTTCAGGGTGTTGCGGCATGTCGGGTGAGTTTGGTTATAAGCATTATGAGGTTTCAAAGAGCATTGCCAATCAAGTGTTATTGCCCACACTAGAACAAGCTCAATCGGATGATTTGATTGTGGCAACGGGTACCAGTTGCCGACATCAGTTAGAGGAATTAGGCCAATATAAATCCATGCATATTGCGCAAGTGTTTGCTATGGCATTAAATCAATAG
- a CDS encoding HAD family hydrolase — translation MNLDLSQYQTLVFDCDGVVLNSNKVKTQAFYDATLSFGQDKAKALVDYHVRNGGISRYLKFEYFIQEILKQDVTQSLLDGLLSKFATEVKIGLMQSEIAPGLVELRKQTSQANWLIVSGGDQDELREVFAARELFDLFDGGIFGSPDDKDVILKRELQTQTIHAPALFLGDSKYDFQASNRAGLDFVFLTDWSEVKDWSTFQNEHGFPVANNVASLLQN, via the coding sequence ATGAATTTGGATTTGAGTCAGTATCAAACATTGGTGTTTGACTGTGATGGGGTAGTGTTGAATTCGAATAAAGTCAAAACTCAGGCTTTTTATGATGCGACTTTGAGTTTTGGACAAGATAAGGCAAAAGCATTAGTTGACTACCATGTTCGAAATGGAGGGATTTCAAGGTATTTAAAGTTTGAGTACTTTATTCAAGAGATTTTAAAACAGGATGTTACACAGTCGTTATTAGATGGCCTTTTAAGTAAGTTTGCGACAGAAGTTAAAATTGGATTAATGCAAAGTGAAATAGCGCCAGGACTTGTAGAGTTGCGCAAGCAAACTTCACAAGCAAACTGGTTAATTGTTTCTGGTGGTGATCAGGATGAGTTAAGAGAGGTTTTCGCTGCTAGAGAGTTATTTGATCTGTTTGATGGTGGTATTTTTGGTAGTCCAGATGATAAGGATGTGATTTTAAAACGCGAACTACAAACACAAACCATTCATGCACCAGCTCTATTTTTAGGTGATAGTAAATATGATTTCCAGGCCTCTAATCGAGCTGGCTTAGACTTTGTGTTTTTAACTGATTGGAGTGAAGTTAAAGACTGGTCTACGTTTCAAAACGAACATGGTTTTCCTGTAGCCAATAATGTGGCTTCTCTTTTACAAAACTAA
- a CDS encoding 3-deoxy-manno-octulosonate cytidylyltransferase, which translates to MKAIVVIPARYKSSRYPGKPLVPLLGKPMVLWVAELSAKAVGANNVYVATDDDRIAEVVKDAGFHVAMTSNQALTGTDRLAEVAEKVDADIYINVQGDEPLVSPQDILNAIEQKKAYPDQVINGYCALSEFEDPHSINIPKVIFTEQQQMIYMSRQAIPGIKDEKYAPAEYYKQVCIYGFSRQELLDYGSFGRKSTIEQSEDIEILRFLEWNQGIRMFQTQPGSLAVDVPEDVAKVEAALLVAQESKL; encoded by the coding sequence ATGAAAGCCATTGTTGTCATTCCTGCACGTTATAAATCATCCCGTTATCCAGGTAAGCCTCTTGTTCCACTATTGGGTAAGCCGATGGTTTTGTGGGTGGCAGAGTTAAGTGCAAAAGCGGTAGGTGCGAACAATGTTTATGTGGCAACGGATGACGACCGAATTGCTGAGGTGGTTAAAGATGCCGGTTTTCATGTGGCCATGACCAGTAATCAAGCTTTAACAGGCACTGATCGATTAGCGGAAGTCGCCGAAAAAGTAGATGCGGATATTTATATTAATGTTCAAGGTGATGAACCTTTAGTTTCACCACAAGATATATTGAATGCGATTGAGCAAAAGAAGGCTTATCCTGATCAAGTGATTAACGGATATTGTGCCTTATCAGAATTTGAAGACCCTCATTCCATTAACATTCCTAAAGTCATTTTTACTGAGCAGCAGCAGATGATCTATATGTCTCGTCAGGCGATTCCAGGTATTAAGGATGAGAAGTATGCACCTGCTGAATATTACAAACAGGTTTGTATTTATGGTTTTAGTAGACAAGAATTATTGGATTATGGAAGCTTTGGACGTAAAAGTACCATTGAGCAATCTGAAGATATTGAGATTTTACGATTTTTAGAATGGAATCAAGGTATTCGCATGTTTCAAACACAGCCTGGCAGTTTGGCAGTAGATGTACCTGAAGATGTTGCTAAAGTTGAAGCTGCGCTTTTAGTTGCTCAAGAGAGTAAGTTATGA